A genomic segment from Bryobacteraceae bacterium encodes:
- a CDS encoding NAD(P)/FAD-dependent oxidoreductase — translation MSEPRRVLIIGGGFAGLNAARSLAALPLSVTLVDRRNFHLFQPLLYQVATGGLSPGDISAPLRAVLRRHKNVQVLLGEATAIDPAAQTVTLGHGALLSFDYLILATGAANFYYGNDHWRTHAPGLKTLEDATEVRARILNAFEEAEKEADSARRKSWLRFVVVGAGPTGVELAGAIAEIANDTLRDDFRAIHPEESEILLLEGSDRVLPPFHPELSDKAERALLRIGVRSRTGVRVTAVDDSGVDIATPNGPQRIESRTIIWAAGIQTAPIAGLLAEASGARRDRGGRLHVEPDLSLRGHSNLFVLGDIAHLEQDGKPLPGTCPVAMQQGWYMSKAIAARLANRPAPPFRFHDKGTMATIGRHAAVADLGFVRFDGILAWLAWLFVHIAYLIGFRNRLLVLIQWGFQYLTFNRGARLITGSRD, via the coding sequence ATGTCTGAACCGCGGCGCGTTCTCATCATCGGCGGTGGCTTCGCGGGCTTGAACGCCGCGCGTTCGCTCGCCGCACTCCCGCTCTCCGTCACGCTCGTCGATCGGCGCAATTTTCATCTCTTCCAACCCCTGCTGTACCAGGTGGCCACCGGCGGATTGTCTCCCGGCGACATCAGCGCCCCGCTGCGCGCCGTCCTTCGTCGTCACAAAAACGTGCAGGTGCTCCTTGGGGAGGCCACCGCCATTGACCCAGCCGCTCAAACCGTCACGCTGGGCCACGGAGCCCTTCTCTCCTTCGACTACTTGATCCTTGCGACGGGTGCGGCCAACTTCTATTACGGCAACGACCATTGGCGCACCCACGCCCCGGGACTCAAGACGCTCGAAGACGCCACCGAGGTCCGTGCACGGATCCTCAACGCGTTCGAGGAGGCCGAAAAAGAGGCTGACTCGGCGCGGCGCAAATCCTGGCTTCGTTTCGTCGTCGTCGGCGCCGGACCGACCGGAGTCGAACTCGCCGGCGCGATCGCCGAAATCGCCAACGACACCCTCCGCGACGACTTCCGCGCCATTCACCCCGAGGAATCAGAGATCCTGCTGCTCGAAGGCTCGGACCGCGTGTTGCCTCCCTTTCATCCGGAACTCTCCGACAAGGCGGAGAGGGCGCTGCTCCGAATCGGTGTCCGTTCCCGAACCGGCGTGCGCGTGACGGCGGTCGACGACAGCGGCGTCGACATCGCCACGCCCAACGGGCCCCAGCGCATCGAATCGCGGACGATCATCTGGGCAGCCGGCATCCAGACCGCGCCCATCGCCGGACTTCTCGCCGAAGCCAGCGGCGCCCGGCGCGACCGAGGCGGCCGCCTTCATGTGGAGCCCGACCTCAGCCTCCGCGGCCACTCGAATCTGTTCGTGCTCGGCGACATCGCGCATCTCGAACAGGACGGAAAGCCGCTGCCCGGCACGTGCCCGGTGGCGATGCAGCAGGGCTGGTACATGTCCAAGGCGATCGCCGCGCGCCTCGCCAATCGGCCCGCTCCGCCGTTCCGCTTCCACGACAAAGGCACGATGGCCACCATCGGCCGCCACGCCGCCGTCGCCGATCTCGGGTTCGTTCGCTTCGATGGCATCCTGGCGTGGCTCGCGTGGCTGTTCGTCCACATCGCGTACCTGATCGGTTTTCGCAACCGTCTGCTCGTCCTGATCCAGTGGGGATTTCAGTACCTGACATTCAATCGCGGCGCCCGGCTGATCACCGGCTCACGCGATTGA